In one Alnus glutinosa chromosome 14, dhAlnGlut1.1, whole genome shotgun sequence genomic region, the following are encoded:
- the LOC133857491 gene encoding uncharacterized protein LOC133857491 yields the protein MLRSGSHIHLRDKWAKVDKQIKQAMWDAIMQEFYVPVSVDQRLAQNEFWGDMGRKHRSWKSKLRTQLNIRDGDTPLTIRARMPDTFFDKYDRTDVEDVLHEWCTKINVERSERMKRLREQNDIPHSLGSKSYARFNHDEASISGTPPTRAESFVKTHTRKDGTYLNERTRDLCERMTQSLSIDPVASDPVSSDTVRLGCS from the exons ATGTTACGGAGCGGATCCCACATTCACTTGCGGGACAAATGGGCGAAGGTAGATAAACAGATTAagcaggcgatgtgggatgccataatg caagaattttatgtacccgtatccgtcgaccagcgcctggcacagaatgaattctggggtgatatgggccgtaagcaccgttcgtggaagtcgaagttgaggacccagctaaatattcgagacggtgacacgccattgacaatacgtgcgagaatgccagatacgttttttgataagtatgaccgaacggatgtggaggacgtactgcacgagtggtgcacaaaaataaatgtg gagaggtctgaacgaatgaagcggctgcgggagcagaatgacatcccccatagtctggggtccaaaagttatgccagatttaatcacgatgag gcatctatatctggcacgccccccactcgcgccgagtcgtttgtgaagacgcacacaaggaaagacggcacttacctgaacgagcggacacgggacctatgc gagcggatgacacagagtttgtccaTTGATCCTGTTGCCTCGGACCCCGtctcatcagatacggtgc gattgggctgctcaTAA